TTTTTCGTTCAGCGGGCACTCAACATATGATTCTATGCCATTTTTCCCGATCACAACGGGTTGTCCGTAATAGACAGTTGCTTGTTCATCATATGCTGAAACAGGTATGATTGTTTTTGAATCATTTAAAATCATACGAATCAAACGTGAGGCACATGTTGCAATTCCATAACTCGTATAGCCTTTCCCTACAAATGCATTCCAACCACCTGCACGAACAGCTTCATCTAATGATTCTAAACCAAGCTCACTGTTCCACTCCAAAAGAGGTCGATCACCAACCGTCACAGTCGACCAAGCGACAAATTGAGAGTCTCCGTGCTCACCATAAACATAACCGCCAACATTACGCCCATCAATCGATACATTTCGACTTATGGCTTGTTTCATACGTGCTGTATCCAACATCGTACCAGTCCCAAACACCTTACTTGTGTCAAATCCTGTTAATTTTTGCATGTAAGTTGCGATCACATCACATGGATTTGTAATCGTTAAGATAATACCATTAAACCCAGATTGCTTGATTTTAGGTGCCACTTCTTCTACGATTTTACTTGTGATTTCAAGTTCTTTAAACCGGTCTCCATCATCTCCTAGTGCACTGATTTGACCTGCACAAAAAACAACCACCGATGCATCTTTTAATGCTTGATAATCTTGAATAATAATAGTCGTTTTGCCTGTCAAAAAAACTTCTGCATCTAATAAATCATATTCTTCAGATAGAGCTAGATTCTCATTTTTATCAATCAAAACAAGCTCATCAACCAGGTTCTCAGAGACTAACGTATAAGCAAGTGTTGCACCAACATGTCCCAACCCTATGATTCCTACCTTACGCATTCAAACACACCCTATTCCACTTTTTCTTAATCCTAGCTGAATAAACACTTTCCGTCAATCTTATTTGAACGATATTGAATAGAACACGATCCTAGTTGTATAATCAATACGATAAGTCAAAGAAAGTAATACAAAAATCCCCACTAAGTCGATTATCTTAGTGGAGATTTTTCTAGCCTATTATCAAAAAATACTTTCCTTGAGTGATATCCCAATCTCATCTTTGGCGCTCTAACAGAGTTGAAGTAATTGTCAGTGTTATCTTTTATTCAGCTGATTTTATCACCTTGAAATAATCGATATGCGCATGTTCATAATCCATTACTTCAAAAATAAAATCATCGATTTTGATTTGATCACCGACCATAATTTGATTATTCTTTTGCTCTACGATAAAACCAGCTAATGTAGACATTTCAGAAACTTCAAATTTTGGAATTTTTACTTTAAAATAACGTTCAAAATCATCAAGTGTAATTTTCCCAGAAACGATATAGGTG
This sequence is a window from Enterococcus sp. 7F3_DIV0205. Protein-coding genes within it:
- a CDS encoding L-lactate dehydrogenase; protein product: MRKVGIIGLGHVGATLAYTLVSENLVDELVLIDKNENLALSEEYDLLDAEVFLTGKTTIIIQDYQALKDASVVVFCAGQISALGDDGDRFKELEITSKIVEEVAPKIKQSGFNGIILTITNPCDVIATYMQKLTGFDTSKVFGTGTMLDTARMKQAISRNVSIDGRNVGGYVYGEHGDSQFVAWSTVTVGDRPLLEWNSELGLESLDEAVRAGGWNAFVGKGYTSYGIATCASRLIRMILNDSKTIIPVSAYDEQATVYYGQPVVIGKNGIESYVECPLNEKEKESLKSSIEIIKNGLAKLPFKQ